The Mycteria americana isolate JAX WOST 10 ecotype Jacksonville Zoo and Gardens chromosome 2, USCA_MyAme_1.0, whole genome shotgun sequence genome contains the following window.
GGAGGAGCGGGGGCAGCGCTGAGGCGGGAGGCTGGGGGAGCCCGCCGCGGCTCTCGGCTGGGTAAGGCGGCGTGCGCGCTCGGCGGGAGAGGCGCCGGGCTCCGCGGGGGAGCAGCGCTGTCACCGGGCTTTTGTTTCTCGGGGCCCGGccgcgcgggggcggcgggcggctgcccgggctctgccccgccgcaGGTGCTGCCGCCCGGGGCCCCGCGCCTCCAGACCgccggcgcggcacggcgcggccgCTCGAGGAGGAGCCGCCGCAGGGGCTCCGGCGCTGTCCTCTCGGGTTGAGTTTACTGCCTTCTGCGCGACCGGCAGGAGCGGCGGGTCTCGCCGGCAGCCGCTGCCGTGTGGCCTTTTCAGTCGCCCGTGGTGATCGGCGTCCCCCGCTCCggcaggggcggcggggacgggcgcgcctctcccgccgcggcggcggggttCCCGGCGTTGGTACGAGCACCGGGTGTTGCAGCGCCCAAAATGAGGCGTCCCCGTcacggcgggagcggcggcggcgcggcaggGCGCGGGCTCGCGGAGcgagggctggggaggagtggaggggaagggcGAGGGGTTTGGCTCTCGGCGAGCCTTGGGCTGCCCTTCGCGGGggtgcgggggccgggggcggccgccgaGGCCGGGGAGCTCCGGCACGGCGGCCCCTGcgagccccccgggccggggggtgGGAGCGGATCTAGCCCCTGGCTCCGTTTCTGCAGCTCCTCCTTAGGCACCTCCAGGCTCTTCCAGGTGCTACAAGCACTGCCCGTGACAAGGGGCAACTTTCTCTAACTGGATTTCACTTTCTTTACCATGTCAACTGAGGATGTTAACTTTGGGTGCAGTTTTTTCTTATTCCCTCGAGCTGCTGTTTAGTTTTGCCTTTCGAAGTGTATTATGTTTGATGGTGTTTCTACCATTGTGTTTCTCTGAGAGAGCAAGGGTTGTCTTCCAGTGCCTCAGGGAAGCAGAACCATCATGTTTGCATGAATTACTGTATAGTTAGGTCTAAGTAACTCAGAGGTTtgattttgggattttttttttttatatactatattttttagaaaagttcCATAACACAGAAGTAGTGGTATTTTTCTTGTCACATTGCCTTTCCTTTGCATGCATGTTTGTGGCATGATACGATACTTTATGAACAGTAAGATGCGATAATCCGTTCTTTCACTAGAGAATTATATTATCGATTGCAAATTATGCAACAATCAATTTGAAAAAGTTTGTAATGACCAGCTTTCATGTGCCTGTGCAGTgttaggctttttattttttaactatttttcatAAGCACATAAAATAATGGTAAATGGAAATGTGGCTTAGATTTAAAGAAGTACAAGTACCTGACATGATTCAGAAAACCCTCCTTTTTATTGCAGGTTAAATCAGCTGTTTTTCTTGAGAGTCTTCGGTTGTGCTGCTTTGTCAGAATTGACCGCACGTGTTTAGATATTTGCCTCCAGATCTTCTGTTGAGTATGGCCCTGCTGAAGGGCAGTGCCCCCTGAGAAGGACACTCCTCAAGCAGAATCTCAGCTGTCACAGACTACTGAGAGCGGTACTGCAGAAACTATGTAAGCTGGTTTTGCGCTCCTGGAGTAAACATGATGAAAACGGAGTCTTCAGGAGAAAGATCAACCCTCCGAAGTGCCTCTCCTCACAGGAATGCTTACAGAACTGAGTTCCAGGCGCTGAAAAGCACCTTTGACAAACCGAAATCAGATGGAGACCAAAAAAcgaaagaggaaggagaggcctcgcagagcaggggaaggaaatATGGCTCAAATGTCAATAGGATTAAGAACTTATTTATGCAGATGGGCATGGAGCCCAGTGAAAGTGCTGGAGTTGCCCCTAAAACCAGGGGGAAGGGTGGCCCTCCATCACCTCAAAGACGAATTAGGCCCAAAGAATTTGTAGAAAAAGCGGATGGTTCAATTGTAAAATTGGAATCATCTGTCTCAGAAAGGATAAGTAGATTTGATACTATCCATGATGGTCCTTCCTATTCCAAGTTTACTGAAACTCGAAAGATGTTTGAGCGAAATGCTCATGAGACGGGACATTCCAATCGCTATTccccaaagaaagagaaagtcgTTTCCAATGAGCTTCCAGATGAATGGTGCAGCTCTAAGTCTCACAGAGGCAGCACTGATTCACTGGACAGTCTTAGCCCAAGGACAGAGACCGTCTCTCCAACTGTGAGTCAGCTCAGCGCAGTTTTTGAAAACACTGACTCGCACAATGTAATCGTTGTAGAAAAGTCGGAGAACAATGAAGAGTACTCTGTAACTGGTCACTATCCGCTAAACCTCTCATCTACTGTCACAAATATCTCCTCCCCAGTTGCAAACCTTGAGGGTTTCAGTCCTCTGAAAGATACCTGCACATGGTCTCCGCCAGCCAAACAGAGTACAGGCTTGATGTCTGCTGAGAACTCTCAGCCAAACAGCACACCTTCAGTACTGAGACAGAAGACATCCACAGGCACTTCAGCAGGTtcaaaaacaactgaagaaataaagaagagtACAGAGGCAAGTGCTGATTCTGTTGAGAGCTCTGCAGCGAGTCAACAGGATTTGGTCAACGTGCTTGACAGCGAAAGATCTGCGGACAGCTGTGCTAGGAGTAAGTCAAAAACGGAGACAGAAGTTTTGTTGCAACAAAAGGAACGGTCAGAGcatgcagagggtatctttgataGACCTGAAGCTGCAGAAGTACCAAGAAATGTAGCTTCAGGTGTTGATTTTGCCACAGATGCTGTTTCAGATGTTACCGAGTCCCATTATGATGAGGCAAGTGAAAAAGAAGTGCACGAAGATGTGAATAATTTTCAGAGTTCCCACGTGTACATGCACTCTGACTACAATGTGTATCGGGTACGATCGAGATATAATTCTGACTGGGGAGAGACAGGTACAGAACAGGATGATCAGGATGACAGTGATGAAAATAACTGTTATGAACCTGATATGGAATATTCTGAAATTAATGGATTGCCAGATGAAGATGAAATCCCAgccaacagaaaaatacagtttagcCGTGCTCCAATTAAGGTAAAGTTTCCTACATTCTTTTTTTGCGGTTTCGttcattttcaaatgcaacttTATTTGAAGTAGATTTTGACAGCTGATCTCAGCTCTGAAAAGATTGCAGAGGATCTTCGATACACATTTTTCTTACAGTCAGCCAGCGAGCATAATCTTAAATGAATTAAGGAAGCTGAGCTCTGATGAGCTTGTGTCATTTCCTAGACTACTTGGTGGCTGACTAAGCCAGCAGAAATTGAGAATGACAGCTGGGTTTGTGAAGTTTGAGAATTTTAACATGCATGTTTTGACTGGTATGACTGAACTGTAATCACATGGTGAAATGTAGAAGTGGGTATTTGGTGGCCTTTGTGCTGCTTGgttttttcatttgaaatcacAGCTTCTTTAGATTGGATGGCTTTTCTTCAGCTCTCATCAGATGTTCTTTAAAGTCCCTGTGTTTAAACACTGTGTCATGAAATACAATGTGATTCTGTCTCAGTAGTAGAGGACTTAATATTCTGCATCTGAATTAGTATAATCTTTTCTAGTAGcatcttcactttttaaaaactttattaaacATTAATATACATATATCTAGTATATCTCAGTGCTACAGAAAGGCCAAAGTCAGTTAATTGAAATACCTAATGAAGGGTGGGTTTCTTGCAgagcttttttttggtttaagtACCTTGAAATTACAGCTAAGAATGttgtttcaagtattttcagtTCAGGAAGGAATAACTAGTCATGTTTTGTTGTACCAGCTTTTCACTGCTGAGTCCCAGAGtttagtataaaaatattttacttctgagtTGCTTTTAATGCACATGGTCTCAAATGGGCAAATCAAACCCATAgtaattttttccagaaatggctCTTGAAAGAGCTATGTATGGTGGAGTACTTGaaatctaaacatttttaaattaacaatcTGTAATCGACTGTATTTTTGTTGTGTGAGTTtagtaatgaaaattattaaatcaaCAAACAGAAGTTTCAATATCAAACTTGAAGTAATGTGATTACAAAATCTGCATTTACACCACCTGTACTTTAAGTTAGGGTAAGACGTATATTTGTATTAGGACATTTTAATCTGAATGAAGCAACCAGGTTTTCACATCTGTTTATTGGGGAGTGGAGGGAGGGGAACAGCCTTGTGTTCTTCATGCTTCTAAAAGACCATTTTttacactgaaacaaaatattctgagccaagataatggatttttttgttttgttttgttagtatTTTATTCAGGCTTGCATCATGGACCAAAAATTCTAACAGTGTTTGTGCTTCCTCTAGATTATTCCCATAATTAAAGTAgctggttttctttaattttttttggaggTGAAGTAGAGAAAACTTTTATTCCAAAGGATTATGAATGTTGTGTCCGTCCCCGCCTTCCCTCTCAGGCTGTACTAACAGACAAGACGATGTTCCCTCTTCTGAAAGCTCTACCAATTATATGCAGAGGTTTGTTTTATCATATTTGTTATGGTTCCAACAGATAAGGATTCAGAAAGTGATTACACTGATTTTATTCTTGAGATGGTTggattttctgctgtttctgttttgaaagagctAACAGTGACATTATTACTTCAGTATATTGCTGTCGTCTGTCTGAATCATGCTGTCATGCCAAGTGCTGTAAGAGTATTGTCTCAATTATTTAgttatgaaatttttcttttcttctcaagaTTTTCACGCTATGTTCATTTCAGATCACTATTATCAAGTAATAATAACAGTCCATTAGGAAAATGCTCTAAAAGTCATTTGTGTAGATAATAAAAGAGTACATTTGTCATGGTTTTCAGCATAAAACACTCTTAACAAGCTTATCCAAAGTAAAAGAATTGGTGCTTTAATTATTTTAGCATCTTCATTgtaaataggaagaaaacagaataaaagctgCATTGAGAGAGAACAGTGTGGGAGACATTGGGAAGTTTGGGAGATCCCTGTGTGATTGCTTTTTGTCCTGGGTGCCTTCAGTGCACGCAGTCTGTTAGTCATGTGGGGAAACAGAAGTGAGACCACGTGGAAGGCTTGCACGAAGAGGACGAAGTGCAGCGAAAGTTGTGGaaaattaaaagctgcttctcgagccttcctcccttttctccacAGCACTTTAATTCCCTCGGCAGTGTCAAGCAGCATAAGCCCGGGCAGGCTGCCAGCAGCATCAGGTCACTGCCCGGCCACTCCATGGCGGGCAGGGACCCGGGAAGGGCAGCTGGAGAATCCCCCGGTGGGTGCTGGGAGGCTCCTGGGTCTCTGGGCTCCTGCACTGCCTCTCTGACAGCACTGCCAATTCAGCACGCTGCTAGGAGCTCGGCAACTGGCTCTGGCAAGTGGTTTCTGCCCAGCAGATAGGTACCAATGAGCAGTGCAGAGGGCAAGGGGGACTTGTGTTCTGTCCCCTCGCACAGTGCTAGTGGGCAAATTCACCTGATCACTCACTTCACCTGTCCATTACATGGGGATGATGCTTGCTAGCTGAATAGATGGCAACTATTTAAGAATTTTTCTGTTCTAGGCAATTTTGTGTGTTAGTGGGCATAACTGGTTTCACTAATACTTTCCTGAACGTCATCTCATGCATAGCCTaactgagagagaggaaaatacaaagcaatgtaGAAGTATTTTCTGAACTGTTGAAAACTGATTTGTctttattaaaatgaagaaatttgtaCTTAGCTACTCTGCTAGATAGTGGTGTGAAAAGTCCAACCCAAACTCTAGGTATTTAGTGCTGGTTTCACAGTATCATACCTCCGCTCTCCTCCTGCAGGTGAACTctgaaataattaacaaaattGGCATTTGAATGTGTAACCTGTGAAATGAGTGGGTAGTTATTGCCATAAAGTTGTTACTTGAAGGTATCAGCAGGTTTAGATAAACATCTTTGAACTATTTTTCCAAGGGATTTTTCAGGTAGATGTGTAAGAAGTAAATGAGAAGAGTGCTGAGACTGAAGAGCAAGAGATTTCAGTTACCACCAAGGGGAATCCTTTCTGCCCCGTTAGGGGAAATGCTGTGGACTATGAGAAGTAATGAAGTATAGGCAGAaggatgaataaataaaatcttaCTCATCAAACTGATAAAGATTGAATTCTGCTCAGCtcccaagcaggaaaaaaaccccagttactGAGAAACTTGCTATAAAGAGAAGGATTCAAGTCAATGGATGCAGGAAATTCTGCTCTGTTACAGCCTGTAATTTCGCTATCACAGATCCCATGCTCCATGGGCCATTTACTCTGCTCTAGGATTATGGGATATGTTTGCTGATCTTGTCTCTGTTAAAAGTCCCTTTAGGAGTAGGTGGCTGCCCAGGGGCCATTGCAGGCTTGGAGAGTTTCTTGGTATTTGGAGTGTGGCATCACTGACGTGAGCAGTTGTGCATGTCTGTGGCAGCTTAAGTCAGCTTCTCGCCGTTCGATAAAAAATAGCCTAAAAGGGCCCAAGAGTTGGTGCTGGTAGTGGGAGTGGGCATGATGGTGTTGCTAAACAAGGGAGGTGCACGTTGATATAGCAGTTGATAAGAGTGTTTCTATAGCTGTATAGAATCCTTCATCAACACTGGCGCATTCTTGTGTTGAGGTATTGTGTTTCTCCTCAGGGATAAAACTGAAACTCTTCAGGGCAAGTGTAAGAGGTGAAAAAGTTAAGTAAAtgtcatgaggaaaaaaatgccctgGTTTTGCCAGGGATACTTTTCTATGCAAAAAAGCAGAAACTCTGTGACTTATTGGCCTTGTATTGAGTTTTGCAGGGTTTCCTGAGGGTTTGGCTATATCCCCCTTCCCAAACATAGCGGGCTAATTGGACAAGGTTTGCTAGTAGTGCAAAATTCATTAGCTCATGGCTTTCCACACTTTAGCAAATGGAAATGTGTAGATTGTCCAAATCATAGTCCTTTTTGAGCCATGCTTTCTCCATCCTGGATAGAATTAGGATGGAAGAGTAATGTTCACGTCTTCTCCTCTCTCCAAGTCCAGAATATCTGGTATCTTGATAGCTGATGGGTGCATTTTCAGTTAGGGTCCTGTTTCTGGCACCGGGTACATGTTAAACCATTTAAAGCTGTTAGCAGCAATTGGTGTCTCCTGCTGAGCCTCCTTTTGCAACTTTCTGCTCTGTTGACTTGGCCCTACCCAGCTAAGAGGTTGGAGAGGGTTGGGTAGTATGTGGTAAGACCATATGGCAGACAGCACGTAACTTGTGGTGCGATGAGGGCTTTTAGctcaagctgctgctgcagttttcagGGTTCCATGAAGCTTCCCTAGGGTGCAGTGGTGGTGAAGGGACCTCTCTGCAGACCTCTCTGAGTTTGGGGTAAGTGGGAGAGAGGGTAACAGGAATGCAAGGGATATAGCAAATGACTCTTCCATGCTTCAGCTAATTCCATATGAAGGGATTATGATCACTAGTGCCCATGCCTCATatgttcttcctctcttctgttgTGCAACATGACTAAATCTTATACCCTacagcatttcagttttccagaTTGTGTTTTGTTCAAATGGTCTTCAGGAATTGGAATttgtgcttctctctctctctctctctctctgagccTTTGAAGAGGCTTTACAAGAAGAGCTGTGACCTGTAGTttagtgtaaaataaaaatgacatttatattTAGCAGTTGTTTTGAAATTTCTTATGAACTATATGgtgctttttcttattaaaaataagttcaaGGAGAAAGTCTTTCTTTCAGTTATTCCTCATTTCTCTCACTAAAATGTATTTGGGAATGTAGATAGTGGCGAAGAAAGAGTCTGAAACAATCTGACCCTGTAATTACTGTGGAAATTTTTACTctctaaaatattattattttttgtctgGTAAGCATCAAAATAAAGTctgctggaaacattttcaagttttagtgttgaaaaagaaagtatttatttgccTGATTTCAAAGTTTAGTATGGTATTTACCTGTTGTTAAAATGGTGAACTATTTTGGATCATAGAAATCATAAGTGAAGGTTACCCATCCACAAGCACTGTACAGTCCCTGGCTCCAAACTTGCCAACGCTTCTGTTTGTGTTTTACTTAAGTGAACACGGAGTTGGATTTAGGTGACCTCCAGatctcccttccaacctcagtgagcctatgattctataaataaaGTAGTCCCAGCGGGTGTTGGGACACTTGTTGAAGGCAGATGTGGAAGACAGGACTTGCAGAAAGATCCTGAGGGTGTATTAGATTTAAAGTGATTACAGAATCTGAGAAATTAATCCACTTTTGGATGGGTTAATTAAGAAATCTTACAGATAAATAAAGATGTGTAGCTTCCTTCTGAAATCAccaaaagaatattttcctttccttaaattCGGTTCTCTACTCTAGCTCCTGTGTCCATGCTTTTGCAACATTAGGAGTGGATGGTAGTTTTAGCTAAAGCATGAAACCAGATATTAAGTAGGCTTAAGCTCTGTCTCCTGTAATGTTGAATAAATCACTGAACCTTTATGCTGGTATTTGAGTTCTGTAGAATGGGCAGCAAGCTGGTTATTAATTCCATTTAATCTCAACTTGTGAAGTAGTTTGAGATACTGAGATATTGCTTGGGTAGCTTGGAATGTGTGTATTCTGCTACATAAAATGACCTTACAGTTTTTCCAGGTATTGTGAAGTATGGGAAATTCTACAGACTTAAGCAGTAATAAAATGTGTTATACTGCAAGGATTGTGATGCtaactttgattatttttaaaagttcacaatGTAAAACCAGGTTATTTCTTCTGGTGGTAGTATACATAGAGCGTTTCTGGGACCTGGTCTTTTGTTTCAGTTACATTTGTTATGAAAGGCAGaaccttttatatatatttgtcaGAGAAAGGAATGAGAAGTAAATATTAAGGATTCAAAGACTGGATGCTCTTAGATAAAGAGCAACAGTGAAGGGATAAAGCATTCCAGAACAAGTTGTTATTTTGGTTATTAAAAGGTAAGTCTGTTCTACATGGTTATCTCATACGGGAAGTGTATTATTGAGTTGG
Protein-coding sequences here:
- the PPP1R9A gene encoding neurabin-1 isoform X2 produces the protein MMKTESSGERSTLRSASPHRNAYRTEFQALKSTFDKPKSDGDQKTKEEGEASQSRGRKYGSNVNRIKNLFMQMGMEPSESAGVAPKTRGKGGPPSPQRRIRPKEFVEKADGSIVKLESSVSERISRFDTIHDGPSYSKFTETRKMFERNAHETGHSNRYSPKKEKVVSNELPDEWCSSKSHRGSTDSLDSLSPRTETVSPTVSQLSAVFENTDSHNVIVVEKSENNEEYSVTGHYPLNLSSTVTNISSPVANLEGFSPLKDTCTWSPPAKQSTGLMSAENSQPNSTPSVLRQKTSTGTSAGSKTTEEIKKSTEASADSVESSAASQQDLVNVLDSERSADSCARSKSKTETEVLLQQKERSEHAEGIFDRPEAAEVPRNVASGVDFATDAVSDVTESHYDEASEKEVHEDVNNFQSSHVYMHSDYNVYRVRSRYNSDWGETGTEQDDQDDSDENNCYEPDMEYSEINGLPDEDEIPANRKIQFSRAPIKVFNTYSNEDYDRRNDEVDPVAASAEYELEKRVEKLELFPVELEKDEDGLGISIIGMGVGADAGLEKLGIFVKTVTEGGAAERDGRIQVNDQIVEVDGISLVGVTQNFAATVLRNTKGKVRFVIGREKPGQVSEVAQLISQTLEQERRQRELLEQHYAQYDADDDETGEYATDEEDEDMGPVLPGGDMAIEVFDLPENDDMFSPSDVDTSKLAHKFKELQIKHAVTEAEIQKLKTKLQAAENEKVRWELEKTQLQQNIEENKERMMKLESYWIEAQTLCHTVNEHLKETQSQYQALEKKYNKAKKLIKDFQQKELDFIKRQEAERKKIEDLEKAHLAEVQGLQARIRDLEAEVFRLMKQNGSQVNNNNNIFERQTSFGEVSRGDPVENLDTKQVSCLDGLSQDFNEAVPETERLDSKALKTRAQLSVKNKRQRPSRTRLYDSISSTDGEDSLERKHRQYLFLCGQYAVNVLE